Proteins encoded by one window of Salvia splendens isolate huo1 chromosome 7, SspV2, whole genome shotgun sequence:
- the LOC121810678 gene encoding receptor-like serine/threonine-protein kinase SD1-6, translated as MAPEYLMDGKYSEKSDIFSLGVVLLEIISGKKSRGYGPSDHYLNLLSHAWLLWKENKILELMDESLDDTFVECEVLRCMQVGLLCVQTFAHDRPIMSSVIPMLESDGTNLLQPKEPGFFVERNSSPAAMEVGSITSPSENETITITDFEHKSYML; from the exons ATGGCTCCGGAATATTTAATGGATGGAAAATACTCAGAGAAATCTGACATCTTTAGTCTTGGAGTCGTGTTGCTAGAGATAATCAGCGGCAAAAAGAGCAGGGGATATGGACCCTCAGATCACTATCTAAACCTCTTGAGCCAT GCATGGTTGCTATGGAAAGAAAACAAGATCCTAGAGTTGATGGATGAATCTTTAGATGATACATTTGTGGAGTGTGAAGTGCTGAGATGCATGCAAGTGGGATTATTGTGCGTTCAGACATTTGCACATGATAGGCCAATCATGTCATCAGTGATTCCTATGTTAGAAAGTGATGGAACAAATCTTCTTCAGCCAAAAGAGCCTGGGTTTTTTGTTGAGAGAAATTCAAGCCCTGCGGCTATGGAAGTGGGAAGTATTACTTCACCATCAGAGAATGAAACAATCACCATTACTGACTTTGAGCATAAGAGTTATATGTTGTGA
- the LOC121741068 gene encoding leucine-rich repeat extensin-like protein 1 — translation MAKFPSPLRIFSLCFCFASISDGARIPHSLKKLDSSNTDPYVSSPFSLPPYESLPPFPSPENTPPYCVYPPTTPMPPTFPTPSSILPPSPPYYELSPPYYEPTPPYYEPSPPYYEPSPPYYEPSPPSHVPLPPPTGSIPSPKFLPPIVFPPPAVPPPPRRTPVTAMWCVAKAAVPDPIIQEAMDYACGSGADCDQIQPSGSCFMPNTLFAHASYAFNSYWQRSKVAGGRCDFGGTAILVTVDPSYDGCHFLYF, via the exons ATGGCCAAATTCCCATCGCCGCTTCGCATTTTCTCACTCTGCTTTTGTTTTGCATCCATTTCCG ATGGCGCAAGAATACCTCATTCCTTGAAAAAATTAGACTCATCAAACACTGATCCATACGTTAGTTCCCCATTCTCATTGCCACCATATGAATCTCTTCCTCCATTCCCTTCTCCCGAAAACACCCCTCCCTATTGCGTATACCCACCCACCACCCCCATGCCGCCCACATTCCCCACCCCATCATCCATACTGCCCCCATCCCCACCCTACTACGAGCTTAGCCCGCCTTATTACGAGCCTACACCCCCTTACTACGAGCCTAGCCCACCTTATTACGAGCCTAGCCCGCCTTACTACGAGCCTAGCCCACCAAGCCACGTCCCCCTCCCGCCACCCACGGGATCCATTCCGAGCCCAAAGTTCCTGCCTCCCATCGTGTTCCCGCCGCCGGCAGTGCCCCCGCCGCCTCGACGGACGCCTGTGACGGCTATGTGGTGCGTTGCGAAGGCGGCGGTGCCGGACCCGATTATACAAGAGGCCATGGACTACGCGTGCGGGTCTGGAGCTGATTGCGACCAGATTCAGCCGAGCGGGTCGTGCTTCATGCCCAATACACTGTTTGCGCACGCATCCTACGCATTCAACAGCTATTGGCAGAGGAGTAAGGTGGCCGGAGGTAGATGTGATTTTGGAGGAACCGCCATACTTGTCACCGTTGATCCGA GTTATGATGGATGCCATTTTCTTTACTTCTGA
- the LOC121742253 gene encoding ALA-interacting subunit 1-like, whose product MNASSSAAGAGSADSTAPRRNSKRPKYSRFTQQELPACKPILTPKWVIGTFLLVSVIFIPIGVVSLFASRDVVEIVDRYETDCIPEPSRNDKVGFIQSNQSKTCQRTLRVPKNMKQPIYVYYQLDNFYQNHRRYVKSRSDQQLRNNGSLQETDACKPEDTTPDRAPIVPCGLIAWSLFNDTYDFTRNNQQLNVNKRGISWKSDREHKFGKDVFPRNFQNGTLKGGATLNPNLSLSEQENLIVWMRTAALPTFRKLYGKIEVDLQRDELINVTLENNYNTYSFSGKKKLVLSTTSWLGGKNDFVGIAYLTVGGLCFFLALVFLLIYLIKPRQLGDPSYLSWNRN is encoded by the exons ATTCAAGGTTTACTCAACAGGAGCTTCCAGCATGCAAACCGATACTTACTCCTAAATGG GTGATCGGAACATTCTTGCTTGTTAGTGTTATCTTTATTCCCATTGGTGTCGTATCCCTCTTTGCCTCTCGAGAT GTTGTAGAAATTGTTGATCGGTATGAAACGGATTGTATTCCCGAACCTTCGAGAAATGACAAGGTTGGATTTATTCAAAGCAATCAAAGCAAAACTTGCCAAAGAACTCTTAGG GTTCCAAAGAATATGAAGCAGCCGATTTATGTATATTACCAGCTCGACAATTTCTATCAAAACCATCGGAG ATATGTGAAGAGCCGAAGTGATCAGCAGCTGAGGAATAATGGAAGTCTGCAGGAGACAGATGCCTGTAAGCCTGAGGACACCACACCTGATAGGGCGCCTATTGTTCCCTGCGGTCTTATAGCATGGAGTCTGTTTAATGATACTTATGACTTTACTCGAAATAACCAACAACTTAATGTGAACAAGAGAGGAATCTCGTGGAAGAGTGATAGGGAACACAAATTTGGTAAAGATGTATTCCCAAGAAATTTTCAGAATGGAACCCTGAAAGGTGGGGCCACTCTTAATCCCAATCTTTCA TTGAGCGAGCAGGAGAACCTCATTGTATGGATGCGAACTGCTGCACTTCCCACTTTCAGGAAATTGTATGGGAAAATAGAAGTTGATCTTCAACGTGATGAGCTCATAAACGTGACATTGGAGAACAATTACAATACTTACAGTTTCAGTGGCAAGAAGAAACTAGTTCTTTCTACCACAAGCTGGCTAGGGGGGAAGAATGATTTTGTTGGTATTGCATATCTCACTGTTGGTGGACTATGCTTTTTCCTGGCCTTGGTTTTCCTACTTATTTATCTAATTAAACCAAG GCAACTTGGAGATCCTTCTTATTTGTCATGGAACCGGAACTAG